AGCCTAAAGTTTGTGAAGCCAGGACACACAAAATGCAGATGATTGAATTTAGAGCTGTGCAAAATCAGTCAGAGCTTCACAAACCAATGCAGATGATTTAAAATTTCTCTATATTCAGACAAAGGCAACAATATAATCCGACAAATTAAAGGCAACAATAATCCGACAAAAGGCGTCATTATAATCCGACAAAAGCAGATGAATTCCACTGATTCTAGCAAGGAGCCTTAAGTTTGTGAAGCCAGGACACACAAAATGCAGATGATTGAATTTAGAGCTGTGCAAAATCAGTCAGAGCTTCACAAACCAATGCAGATGATTGAAAATTTCTCTATATTCCGACAAAGGCAACAATATAATCTGACAAAAGGCAACAATCGAAGCAGTTAATGACTTTGTGTTGGGCAAAATATCACTTGAGACCAACATGTTTTCACTTTTCAGGGACAACCTTTTCAAGGGACCTAATCTTTTCGGGCAAGAATCACAAATTCTCTCAAATTCCGGCATGAAACACAAGCAAAAATTGTTCCTTAACCCCAAGAATAGAGGGAGCACCAGTGATTGACTTGTAATTTCGTCATATTACTCAAGGGGAACCAAAGGCTCTAACCGGACCACATGGAATATAGATCTGAAATTGAATTGAAGCAAAAAAAAAAAAAAAAAAAGTATCAAAACCCTAGTTAGATAGATATGAAACTGAAAACAAGCATAGATCAGATCAATTGAATTGACAAAGACGAATGAAACTGAATCGAAACGAATTGAACAATCTTACCTTGCGGTGGGGAAGCAAAACCCATCTCTCTCCCTCTCTCTCTCTCTCTGGACCAAACGAGAACCCCAAACTTTAGAGAGAGAGAAATTCGAAATTCGAAATGAGAGAGAGAGAGATAAGAATGAGAGCTGAACCAAAAGCTGTCATATAACGTTCAGCTTCTTGTGTTCAAATCCTCTGTGTTCCAAAACCCGTCTTCTCCCTTCTGTACCCCAATCAGATTTTAACACCTGTCTCGCTACTTGAGAGTAATTTTGTCTTCGTAACTCGGACACTCGGCCATCAAAACTCTAGCGCGCCCTCCACTCTTCTCCTTCCCCGCCCTCTCTCTCTGTCTCTCTCTCTCTCACCCTCTTTGATTTCGCTGTTTATCATATGCATCGTTTTCTGTTGTTAATGAAATGTGTTGGGTGGTAATGAAATGCAGGCTTCGGAGAAGAAGTTAGCGAACCCAATGAGGGAAATCAAGGTCCAGAAGCTGGTCCTGAACATCTCCGTCGGTGAGAACGGTGATCGCCTCACCAGAGCTGCTAAGGTCTTGGAGCAACTCAGTGGCCAAACCCCTGTCTTCTCCTAAGGTATAACAACTATTTCAAGTCTTTGGATTTTATTGCTTCAGTTTACTTATCTAGATGGGGAGGAGGGTAACTACAATTTATATATGTTTCAATTGTTATCATTTGCTTGGATGTCACTCATATATTTCGTTGCTCTAGTATTTTGTCTTTCATTGTCCTGCATTGTATTCTTTTGTGATGTTGCTGTTTGGAATGTATAGCAAGGTACACGGTTCGGAGCTTTGGCATGCATTAGACGTAATGAGAAGATTGCGTGCTATGTCACTGTCAGGGGAGTGGATTGAAGGTCAAGGAATACTAGTTGCTTCGAAAGAACTTTAGTGATACCGGCTGTTTTGGCTTTGGTATCCAGGGGCATATCGATCTGGGAATCAAGTAAGTACTTATTCTAAAAAGGGAACAAAAGTTGATAAGTAATTAAGTACATATAGTCAATTTAATTATTTCCTGCTTATGAGTAGTAGATAGATTTGTGATATAGGAGTTGTCTGGCCCTTCAATATATAGACTCATGTTGAAACAATAATCATTTAGATAGAAGCTGTCTCTTTACCCCTAAAATTGTTGTGTTGCACCTTTCTGTTCACAAAAGATCCGAGTGCATATTTTCTGTGTTTGTCTAAATGCAATTCTTTTTATTCTAGAAAGGGAAACAAAAGTTGACGAGTACTTGTATTCATTTTAAGTTTTTTACTATTTCCTGCCTTTTAGTAGTAGATAGATTTTTGATATAGGAGTTGTCTGGCCCTTCAACAGGCTCATGTTGAACTACGATTTAGAAAGAAGCTGTTATCTATTTGGTTTCATGCACATAGTTTTCAACCATTTTGTCACATTTGTTGGTCATGCATGATACATCATATGGAATGATTCTACTAGTTACTACATTTTTATATTATATCTATGTTATTTTCTTCTTTTGTTCATTAGTGATTACTTTTTCTTCAGGTATGATCCTTCTACTGGTATTTATATATGGAATGGATTTCTATGTTGTTTTGGAGCAACCGGGGTACCGTGTGGGTCGTCGTCATAGATGCAAGGCTCATGTTGGGATCCAGCACAGGGTTACGAAGGAGGATTCCATGAAGTGGTTCCAGGTCAAATATGAGGGTGTCATCCTTAACAACTCTCAGCAAATCTCTTAGGCCATTAGGATCACAGCAAATATGGTTAGTCTTTCATGACCTGAGTCCCTTAGTTTGTGTCAGGAAGTACTCCTTCAAGGTTTCATAGTTATTATGTATGATTGATTTACTCATCTGGAGTTTTAGTTTGCACTTTGAGATGAAATTAGTTTTATATTCTTCAAACTCTAAAGAAGTTGGGTTTCATTATTGAGGAATGATGACACCAAAATTGGTATTGGTATTGCTTCACTTTGAGAAGTAATCAAAATTTTCAAGTGATACGACATTGTGCCTGAACATTGCTTTCACTTAGGTTTTTTTTGTTTGTTTGTTTGGCTCTATCTTTATCTTGTTATCTGCATAATGGGCTTTACCTCTCTTCACCCTTTTCCCCTTCCTCTTTCTTTTCCTTCTCTCAGCTCCCTTCAAAATTTTCGTTCATCAGAGCACCCTGTTGAACTTGTTTCAGCTGGAAAGCACATCTAATGATTCAGCAGTTGTAGTTCGAAAATAGAACATGTAACACTTGATCCCTGCCCTTAGGTTAGGAGATTGGTCTGATATAGGAGGTCGCCCCCGTATGGAAGGATAGTCATATATGCATTAGTGACTTTCTTGACCATTGTCAAGAGTCATTGTTGACCTTGAAAGAGTGATAATAAAGTCATTGGTTGAGACAGATGCTGCATTTGCAAAAAACTTGCTCTCTTTGGTTTCACTTGCTTCTGGCACAACTGCACTCATGGTGAATGCCGGAGATTGCAGGGCTATACTGTCACCAAGTAGAGCAGCTATAGAAATGTCAAAAGATCATAGACCCTCTGCTGCACAAAAGAAAGAATGTGGATTGAGTCTTTGAGTGGCTATGTTGTTGATGGTTATCTAAATGGTCAGTCAGGGGTCACCCGCGCATTAGGTGATTGACATCTTGAACTTGAAGGATTGAAGGATGAGGGTGAAAGGGGAGGACGGTCCATATAACGTAGCTTTTTTGCACTAAAGTAAGCCTCTTATATCATTGTTGTTTCCAGCAAACTTAAGCACCATATTGATCTAGTGATCGAGTGAAAATTCAACTTTCTTATCCAGTTAGTTGCATCATCGTGGTTGAATGAGTTATAGTTGCTTTTTTTTAGCACATTCTGCCATTTCTGAAGAATAAAATGGCATGAACTCTACTCAAATGCAGTCTTTAAATCCTTGGAGAACTAGCAGTGCACAAACTGAAATGTTTCCCCTATACAATAAACAATCTGTGGTTTGCAAACATGACTAAGCTGGAGCTTTACCCCTCAATTCTCAGTCATCACCGATAAAAACCACAAGAATTATTTTTACTTGCAAAATTCTCAAAGCAAAAGGTTCACACAAAACTAGGGGTGAGCATAAAAAACCGTAATCCCGAACCCGTCCTAAAATTTGTCGGGACAGGACGAGATTTAAAAATTTCGGGACGGAACGAGATTTAAATCTCAAAACGTTAGGCTCGTCCTGTCCTGTTTATATATAACGGGACGAGACACGGAACGGATAATTCATGTCTCGTTTAGGCCCGTCCTGTTCCGACTATTTTAATGATTGATTTTTTATTGATTAATATGTGATTTGAGCATTTCATTTAAGTGTTTTGATCTTAGCTTTTTGTTTCTTTAAGTTACTAGGTTGTCACTAATTCAGTAACACTGATGTTTAATACTTTAATTTGTTGATTGTTGTAGACTCTCTTATTACACCCTAGTAGTGATGACAAGTTTAGAGAAAGTAAGTAGTATAAACTCGCTTATTACACCGTGTTATATTTGTTAATACATAATAGAGTAAAGAGTACTATAAAACTATGAAACTATTTCTTTTGGTTACAAGTTTATTTTGAACTTTTTTTATCCGGGATTGGGCCCGTCCTGATTTCAATGTCTTGGACGGGCTGTGGGATTAGTTCTATCCCGTCCCATGCCCAGCCCTACACAAAACATTCATGTATCACCTAATTACTTGGTAGCTTGCAACCTTATACATTTTGTTGCTAGACAACAATTGATGTACTTGCGTTATGGTTATGGATAAATGATGAAATCATCTACAGTTTCTCAGAAAAAAAAATAGTCTTCTAACTTAGCCCATATGCCATTTGTTCATATCGTAGTCCTATATACAATGGAGACCCATACCAATAATATAAACAATGGAGACCCATACCAATAATATAAACAATGGAGACCCATACCAATAAATCTATAAACAATCTAAATTTTTTCTTTAATGGCAAAAAAAAAGCTACAAACTAAAACCTCTAACGATACCCCATCCTAGCTGATCCAGACAGGACGCTTGACGCACAAAGATGGGCAAATATTGAAACCAAATCGAAGGAGAAGTAGCTATCGATCCAACTTTAGTAGCTTATTTGCTAGATAGTTAGTTTCTTGATAGACATGTCGATGAATTGAAATTACTGTGTCAAGTGCAGAATATGCCGAACAAAGACACTGATCCTCTAATGAACAAAGCTCTATTAAGCCGACAATCTATAAAAAACAATCATATTCCACCGAAACATGTTAATAAAGTAATAATGTTGTGATAAATAAGGTTGCTATTAGTGTCTCAAAACAAATCCGAATTACAATATCCATTAGGGGTTCATACAGAAATTTTTTGAATCAAAAGTTGAAACATATTCACCAAAAGTTTCAAAAATTTCGGGGGAACAGAAAATGATTTCCTAGCTTAGAGTGGGTCCTGTCCTAAACTCAAGGAAAAGGAAGAAGGGCAATTCGGTCCACCCAGGACAAACATAAACCAAAGTTTTCATTCAGTTCTTTCACTTTTCCTGACGCCACAGAGAGAAGAAGCAGAGCTTCATTTCCAACTCCGCCATGACGAAAGTAACTTCCTTTCTCTCTGCACAACCCTAAATCCCAAACCTCACCTCTCTTTCTCTACCAAAAGTCAAGACCCACCCACTCTCTTTCTTTTGACTCAACACATCATCATCATCATGGGCTCTCTCCTCCCCATTCTTGACCTCAACGCCTCCCCTAATCCCTCTCAACCCGCCACCGCCGCCGCCGCCGTGGCTCTCAAGGTCCCCAAAATCGAACCCAAAGCCGAGCCTTACGATGACCCTATGCCGCCGCCGCAGACCACTCCCCAACCGCCGTTGGATCTTTTCCCCAATCCCCAAATTACCCCTCCGGTGGCCCCCCAAATTACTCCTCCGGTGGTCCCCGCCGCCGACCAGGACACCGTCTACTCCGAGTTCCACCGCATTCAGGAGCTCTTCCACACGGCATTCGCCAAGGGGATTCAGAACTGCGACGGGGGCGGCGGAGGCGGATGCGACGAGGACGGCGTCGTTTTGGACCCGGAGTCCGGCGCGATTGTCCCGGTGGAGGACGCCAGCCAGAAGCAGCAGCTGGCGGAGGTGGTGCAGCGGAAGAAGTACCCGCAGCGGTCGAACGAGCTCGTCCGCGTCACCGATCTCAGGGAAGAGGACCACCGCTACTTCCGTGAGGTCGTCAGAAAGACCCGGATGCTCTACGATTCGATTCGGATCAATTCGATTGCCGAAGAAGACAGGAAGAATCCGGGTCAGGGGAAACGGACCCGGGGCGACTTAAGGGCCGCGTCGGTGCTCCGGGACCGGGGCCTGTGGCTCAACCGTGACAAGAGAATTGTGGGGTCCATTCCCGGTGTCTATGTTGGTGACCTCTTCTTTTTCAGGATGGAGCTTTGTGTGGTTGGGATACACGGCCAGGTTCAGGCCGGAATTGACTATCTTCCGGGGAGCCAGAGCTCCAATAGGGAGCCGATTGCGACCAGCATTATTGTCTCCGGCGGGTACGAGGACGATGAGGATGCAGGGGATGTTATTATCTACACGGGGCACGGAGGGCAGGACAAGTTCAACAAGCAATGTGCTCACCAGAAGCTGGAGGGAGGCAACTTGGCGTTGGAGAGGAGCATGCATTACGGGATTGAGGTGAGGGTTATTAGAGGGAGGAAGATACAGAGTGTTGTTTCGCAGAAGGTGTATGTTTATGATGGGTTGTATAGGATTCTCGAGACTTGGCTTGATGTTGGCAAGTCAGGGTTTGGTGTGTATAAGTTTAAGTTGCTGAGAATCGAGGGGCAGCCTGAGATGGGGAGCTCGATACTTAAGTTTGCGGAGAGTCTTAGAACTAAGCCTTTGACTGTGAGGCCGAGGGGTTATCTTAGTTTGGACCTTTCACAGCAGAGGGAGAAGATACCCGTAAGGCTTTTCAATGACATTGATGCTGATCAGGACCCGTTGTATTATGAGTATCTTAGAGCACCTGCATTTCCGACTCATGTGTATCATCAGTCGGCAAATGGTACTGGCTGTGAATGTGTTAATGGTTGTAATCAAAATTGCATTTGCGCTATGAAAAATGGAGGGGAGTTTCCTTATGATCAGAATGGGTTTCTTTTGAGGGGGAAGCCTGTGGTATTTGAGTGTGGGAGCTTCTGCCGTTGCCCCCCATCTTGTCGGAATCGTGTCACTCAAAATGGAATGAAGCATAGACTGGAAGTGTTTAGATCAAGGGAAACAGGTTGGGGAGTTAGATCTTTGGACTTGATACATGCTGGTGCTTTTATATGCGAGTATGCAGGAGTTATTCTCACTAGGGAGCAGGCTCATATTTTTTCCATGGATGGTGATAGCTTGATTTATCCCCATCGTTTTGCTGATAAATGGGCTGAATGGGGAGATTTATCTCAGATCTATCCTGATTATGTGCGTCCAACTTATCCGGCAATCCCACCGCTGGATTTTGCAATGGATGTGTCCAAAATGAGGAATGTCGCTTGTTATATGAGCCAGAGTTCTACTCCGAATGTAATGGTGCAGTTCGTTCTGTATGATCACAACAACTTGATGTTTCCTCATCTTATGCTATTTGCGATGGAGAACATTCCTCCTATGAGGGAGTTGAGCCTTGACTATGGGGTGGCTGTGGCTGATGAATGGACAGGGAAACTTGCTATCTGTAACTGACTAATTTTGAAGGTGTGATATGAATCATGCCGACAGAGTTATGGGAATATGCTGCCGTAAGGTAAAGCCAACTTCATTTTACAAAGCATTTCTTTATTTTTATTTTTTTTTCTTTTCTGCATCACAGCTTCCCTGGTTCCCTTCTGCTTGTTGAGATGACATACAGTGCGGGTGTCTTTTCCTGTGTTTTTGTCATAGCTTGAGTTCAAACTTTATTGTCAACTATTCAACCATTTTAGGTGTAGGTGTGTGATTCCTTAAGAAACCATATACATTATTACTGGTTCCATGAGATGGAATTGTTTGTGTCATTTCATATAACTGGGAGGCATGAAAACCCATGTATTTCTGGAATTTTTATTTATCTTAACAAACTAGGATATTGTCATTCAGTTTGTTATGTATTTGGATAGTTTTTTATTCGATTCCTTGCCTGCGTGGTAGTATTTGGATAAGTTCTTATTCAGTTTGGTTCATATGCGAATCTTTTTCTATTCATATTAGGATGGCTTAACCTCCTTTGGAGCAAGGCAGTTTGATTAGTTTCCATCGGGACATTAAGCTGCATATTAAATAGATGTTTCTGCTAAGATTAATACTTGGAGGGATAAAAATCTTAGAATTTCTTATCTGCTTCGTGATTGCGTTTTGAATGTATCGAGAATAATCTTTCAGGATGGGTTTGTGGATTATTAGTATGAGTCTAGTAATGTGCAACTACATTTAGAGGATATCATAGTGCAGACTTAGATTGGATTAAACAAAGTTAACTGCGGTGAGGTTAAACAAAGTTAACTGCGGTGAGGACGAAGAGCATCAACTTTCTAGAAATAAAGGCTGTTTAAGTCTACTACTAGAATTGTTTGTCAGCAGCTGTGCTCATGGCTAAATTGCTACTAGCAGTCTTTATCTAGATATTATGTTGACCACTAGTTTTTGGCTTCTGCTATGTCACTGAGTATCCACAGAATTTTCATTTCTGTTCATTCCTAGAAGAAAAGGAAAATTTTTGCCCTTAAAAATACAGATTATTCTGGTAGTGTTATTGAGCAGTCATCAACATGTTTGGATGCAATGTTTGTTTATTTTTCTTTTACATATGGATAGCTATCTATGTCGATTATGATAAGCAAAAGAAAGGGGCATAATTTAGGTTGGGTAGGATTAGGTGGTCTGAAGTGGCCAGCTAAGCTTTGACTTGTTTTTATGCTTCTTCTAAACCACTGACAATTCTTAAGATAGAAAAAAAAAAACAAAATGTGGTTACACATTCCTCTTTCTGTTCCTTGTAGCAATTAAAATGACCATTGTTGGTCGTCCGTCATCATTAGGTAGATGTGGGTATATAAGTGCATATTCATGTAAATACTGATGCAAATACCTATGAGGCTATCAAAAATACTGATATTAGCATCGCACAATGTGGTGATAAATGTAGTTCGAACGGGAATCACATAAGTAAACTTACCAAATAAATCAGTTTCTTTGTATTCATAAGGAATGTCTAGAATTTGGAATACAATTCTGCGGGTTAGTGAAGTAATACCTAATTTTGGAATGGTTGTAACATCCTTCTTATATAGGAGGGTTTGTTGCCGAGTGTAGCTTTAGTATTTCATCTCTACGAGCTCTTTTCTCTTACGGGATGCCAGGATTGTGTTATATCTGACTATAATGGGGTTATTTGTTTATTTCATCAGGAGCACAGGTCTTGAAATAGTTTTTGTGTGTGTGTGTGTGTGTGTGGTGGGGTGGGGGGGTGGGGGGGGNNNNNNNNNNNNNNNNNNNNNNNNNNNNNNNNNNNNNNNNNNNNNNNNNNNNNNNNNNNNNNNNNNNNNNNNNNNNNNNNNNNNNNNNNNNNNNNNNNNNNNNNNNNNNNNNNNNNNNNNNNNNNNNNNNNNNNNNNNNNNNNNNNNNNNNNNNNNNNNNNNNNNNNNNNNNNNNNNNNNNNNNNNNNNNNNNNNNNNNNNNNNNNNNNNNNNNNNNNNNNNNNNNNNNNNNNNNNNNNNNNNNNNNNNNNNNNNNNNNNNNNNNNNNNNNNNNNNNNNNNNNNNNNGGGGGGGGGGAGGGTTTAGTGAAGACGAATATAATACATAGATATATCTGTTGACGTTTCGAATGACTAATGTAGATTCTTTGTTCGATAAAGAGCCGGTCCCCAAAATATGAGTGTCCGTATTTGTACTACAAACCCACTGAAATTGCAATCACCAAATTTTGGGTGCATCTAACAGTAATGTTTTTGTCATTTGTGATCATGTATCGTTGTGTTGTAGTCATTTTGGGTAATAAAACTTAGTGATTGGATGCAACATGATCACCCGTAAAACCTAATGAAGACCAACACATTGGTTGTTACAACTTCGACGACCAAAACAATGGGCATCTAATTA
The window above is part of the Fragaria vesca subsp. vesca linkage group LG2, FraVesHawaii_1.0, whole genome shotgun sequence genome. Proteins encoded here:
- the LOC101291792 gene encoding probable histone-lysine N-methyltransferase, H3 lysine-9 specific SUVH9-like, giving the protein MGSLLPILDLNASPNPSQPATAAAAVALKVPKIEPKAEPYDDPMPPPQTTPQPPLDLFPNPQITPPVAPQITPPVVPAADQDTVYSEFHRIQELFHTAFAKGIQNCDGGGGGGCDEDGVVLDPESGAIVPVEDASQKQQLAEVVQRKKYPQRSNELVRVTDLREEDHRYFREVVRKTRMLYDSIRINSIAEEDRKNPGQGKRTRGDLRAASVLRDRGLWLNRDKRIVGSIPGVYVGDLFFFRMELCVVGIHGQVQAGIDYLPGSQSSNREPIATSIIVSGGYEDDEDAGDVIIYTGHGGQDKFNKQCAHQKLEGGNLALERSMHYGIEVRVIRGRKIQSVVSQKVYVYDGLYRILETWLDVGKSGFGVYKFKLLRIEGQPEMGSSILKFAESLRTKPLTVRPRGYLSLDLSQQREKIPVRLFNDIDADQDPLYYEYLRAPAFPTHVYHQSANGTGCECVNGCNQNCICAMKNGGEFPYDQNGFLLRGKPVVFECGSFCRCPPSCRNRVTQNGMKHRLEVFRSRETGWGVRSLDLIHAGAFICEYAGVILTREQAHIFSMDGDSLIYPHRFADKWAEWGDLSQIYPDYVRPTYPAIPPLDFAMDVSKMRNVACYMSQSSTPNVMVQFVLYDHNNLMFPHLMLFAMENIPPMRELSLDYGVAVADEWTGKLAICN